The following are from one region of the Candidatus Rokuibacteriota bacterium genome:
- a CDS encoding lysophospholipid acyltransferase family protein: protein MDTLRPFVRFGARIYWRIQLEGIQHIPTDGPLIIAPNHVTYADPVLVWLPIHLRVHFMAWDALFEVPGLSWVIRRLRAFPVQLESADPRSTREAVRLLQTGQSVMIFPEAARSPDGRLQRFRPGAFRLASSLQVPVLPVTIRGGHDSWPPGRVLPRPGRLSIVYHPVILPPKEPDTRVAARVLGRQVRDAIASRLPAAHQPEADA from the coding sequence ATGGACACCCTCCGTCCCTTCGTCCGGTTCGGGGCCCGGATCTACTGGCGGATCCAGCTCGAGGGCATCCAGCACATCCCGACGGACGGGCCGCTCATTATCGCGCCGAACCACGTCACGTACGCCGACCCCGTCCTGGTGTGGCTGCCCATCCATCTCCGCGTGCACTTCATGGCGTGGGATGCGCTGTTCGAGGTCCCGGGACTCTCCTGGGTGATCCGCCGGCTTCGCGCCTTCCCGGTACAGCTGGAATCGGCCGATCCCCGCTCGACTCGGGAGGCCGTCCGCCTGCTCCAGACGGGGCAAAGCGTGATGATCTTTCCCGAAGCCGCGCGCAGCCCCGACGGCCGGCTCCAGCGCTTCCGCCCCGGCGCCTTTCGCCTCGCTTCGTCGCTCCAGGTGCCGGTGCTGCCGGTGACCATCCGGGGTGGTCACGACTCGTGGCCCCCAGGACGCGTCCTGCCCCGACCCGGGAGGCTCAGCATCGTCTACCACCCGGTCATTTTACCGCCCAAGGAGCCCGACACGCGCGTGGCGGCCCGGGTGCTCGGGCGTCAAGTGCGCGACGCCATCGCCTCGCGTCTGCCGGCCGCGCACCAGCCCGAGGCCGATGCGTAG
- the aroQ gene encoding type II 3-dehydroquinate dehydratase has product MARSSAALVLVLHGPNLNLLGTREPAVYGRTTLAQLDGEIQRHAARRGAKAVCRQSNHEGQLIDWIQGAAGEGFRAIVINPGALTHYSLALRDAVSAVSVPVVEVHLSNIHGREDFRRHSVIAAVARGQISGFGPASYLLGVDAALQSATAGRPSRRPR; this is encoded by the coding sequence ATGGCACGTTCGTCGGCTGCCCTTGTCCTCGTACTCCACGGGCCAAACCTCAATCTCTTGGGTACGCGGGAGCCTGCCGTCTACGGCCGCACGACCCTCGCACAGCTTGACGGCGAGATCCAGCGCCACGCCGCGCGCCGAGGCGCCAAGGCGGTCTGCCGCCAGTCGAACCACGAGGGCCAGCTCATCGACTGGATACAGGGCGCCGCCGGCGAGGGCTTCAGGGCCATCGTCATCAACCCCGGCGCGCTGACCCACTACTCCCTCGCGCTGCGCGACGCGGTCTCCGCCGTTTCCGTGCCCGTCGTCGAGGTCCACCTCTCGAACATCCACGGGCGGGAGGATTTCCGTCGCCATTCGGTGATCGCGGCCGTGGCGCGGGGACAGATCTCGGGCTTCGGCCCCGCCAGCTACCTCCTGGGCGTGGACGCGGCGCTCCAGTCGGCCACGGCGGGCCGGCCGAGCCGGCGCCCGCGGTGA